The following coding sequences lie in one Sphingopyxis sp. MWB1 genomic window:
- a CDS encoding oligogalacturonate lyase family protein, with amino-acid sequence MKCFRAAFAAVALLTGTVMAPGALAASPPSWVDAATGHKLVRISTTPGTTSLYFHQNSFTPEGDKMVVQLPGAIAVVTVGTWEMTPLVKGENITLLFTGRRTRTAYYTSRARDDAGGASEIHAVDIDSGKKRLVARISGGTIGSINADETLLLGQVTLTDYRLNPDGTQRLPGQPALAQRPGENDYSATRPDGTPYTYAEAKERRLHDRLHARLPMEIFTIDLRTGERKVVVASDDWLNHIQFSPTDPHQILYCHEGPWHEVDRIWTIRTDGSGKTLVHKRMMNMEIAGHEFFSPDGKTIWYDLQTPRGEVFWLAGYELATGKRHWFKVDRNHWSVHYNQSPDLRHFSGDGGDSEMVAHAPDGKYLYLFTPRAIPDVADIHAPNAADLIEPGVLDAEKLVDMGKQDYRLEPNMVFTPNGKWIVFRGNFEGATHVYAVEVAKAR; translated from the coding sequence ATGAAATGTTTCAGAGCAGCGTTTGCCGCGGTCGCCTTGTTGACGGGCACGGTCATGGCGCCGGGCGCGCTTGCGGCTTCCCCGCCATCCTGGGTGGACGCGGCCACCGGGCACAAGCTGGTGCGTATCAGCACGACGCCCGGCACGACGAGCCTTTATTTTCACCAGAACAGCTTTACCCCCGAAGGCGACAAGATGGTCGTGCAATTGCCCGGCGCTATTGCCGTGGTGACGGTCGGTACGTGGGAAATGACCCCGCTGGTCAAGGGCGAGAATATCACCTTGCTGTTCACGGGCCGCAGGACGCGCACCGCCTATTACACATCGCGCGCGCGCGACGACGCCGGCGGAGCCAGCGAGATACATGCGGTGGATATAGACAGCGGCAAAAAGCGGCTTGTCGCCCGCATATCGGGCGGAACCATAGGCTCGATCAACGCCGATGAAACGCTGCTGCTGGGCCAGGTGACGCTGACCGACTATAGGCTCAATCCCGACGGGACGCAGCGTTTGCCGGGCCAGCCTGCCCTCGCCCAGCGCCCCGGAGAAAATGACTATAGCGCGACGCGCCCCGATGGAACGCCCTATACTTATGCCGAGGCCAAGGAGCGCCGCCTTCACGACCGCCTGCACGCGCGGTTGCCGATGGAAATATTCACCATCGACCTGCGCACCGGAGAGCGCAAGGTGGTGGTCGCATCCGACGACTGGCTGAACCACATCCAATTTTCCCCCACCGATCCGCACCAGATCCTATATTGCCATGAAGGCCCCTGGCACGAGGTCGACCGCATCTGGACCATCCGCACCGACGGTAGTGGAAAGACGCTGGTTCACAAGCGCATGATGAACATGGAAATTGCGGGGCATGAGTTTTTCTCCCCCGACGGAAAGACCATCTGGTACGATCTGCAGACGCCGCGCGGAGAGGTGTTCTGGCTGGCGGGATATGAGCTTGCGACAGGCAAGCGGCACTGGTTCAAGGTCGACCGGAACCATTGGTCGGTCCATTATAACCAGTCGCCCGATCTGCGGCATTTCTCCGGAGACGGGGGCGACAGCGAAATGGTGGCCCACGCGCCCGACGGAAAATATCTCTATCTTTTTACGCCGCGCGCCATCCCCGATGTTGCCGACATTCACGCGCCCAACGCCGCCGATCTGATCGAACCCGGGGTGCTGGACGCGGAAAAGCTCGTCGACATGGGCAAGCAGGATTACCGGCTGGAACCGAATATGGTGTTCACACCCAACGGCAAATGGATTGTGTTTCGCGGCAATTTCGAAGGCGCGACGCATGTTTATGCGGTGGAGGTGGCGAAGGCCCGTTGA
- the bglB gene encoding beta-galactosidase BglB produces the protein MENLINISDETGEFLLHLPDGRIIDTKGWKGWEWTHGIGLFGMWRYFEQTGDTMALDIIKQWFADRLAEGTPTKNINTVAPFITLAYLHEYEPNPANIPYLETWCDWLLAPDGLPKTEDGGFQHIVYNDVNPGELWDDTLMMSVLPLAKIGVLLGRPHYVEEAKRQFLVHIKYLFDKKTGLWFHGWNFNGRHNFAEALWARGNCWVTIAIPEIIEILDLQPGDAFRSYLIDTLEAQVRTLRETQDESGLWHTLVMDPSSYLEASATAGFAYGILKAVRKGYLPRAYEETGLRAVKGVMDHISDDGELGQVSFGTAMGDTLQFYKDIELTSMPYGQSLAICALGEYLRTYI, from the coding sequence ATGGAAAATCTGATCAATATCTCGGACGAGACGGGTGAGTTTCTGCTGCATCTGCCCGATGGCCGCATCATCGACACAAAGGGCTGGAAAGGGTGGGAATGGACCCATGGTATCGGCCTGTTCGGAATGTGGCGCTATTTCGAACAGACGGGCGACACGATGGCGCTCGACATTATCAAGCAATGGTTCGCCGATCGTCTGGCGGAAGGCACCCCGACAAAGAATATCAACACCGTCGCGCCCTTCATCACGCTTGCCTATCTTCACGAATATGAGCCCAATCCGGCGAACATCCCCTATCTGGAAACCTGGTGCGACTGGCTGCTCGCTCCGGACGGCCTACCCAAAACCGAGGACGGCGGCTTTCAGCATATTGTCTATAATGATGTGAACCCCGGCGAGCTGTGGGACGATACGCTGATGATGAGCGTCCTGCCGCTCGCCAAGATCGGCGTGCTTCTGGGCCGCCCCCATTATGTCGAGGAGGCCAAGCGGCAATTCCTCGTCCACATCAAATATCTCTTCGACAAGAAAACCGGGCTGTGGTTCCACGGGTGGAACTTCAACGGCAGGCATAATTTCGCCGAAGCCCTGTGGGCGCGCGGAAATTGCTGGGTTACCATCGCCATTCCGGAAATCATCGAAATACTCGACCTCCAGCCGGGCGATGCTTTCCGTTCCTACCTGATCGACACGCTCGAAGCGCAGGTGCGAACCTTGCGCGAGACACAGGATGAGAGCGGGCTGTGGCACACGCTGGTGATGGACCCGAGCAGCTATCTCGAAGCATCGGCCACTGCCGGTTTCGCCTATGGAATCCTCAAGGCGGTCCGCAAGGGCTATCTCCCGCGTGCTTATGAGGAAACGGGACTGCGCGCCGTCAAGGGCGTGATGGATCACATCAGCGACGACGGCGAGCTGGGACAGGTCAGCTTCGGCACGGCGATGGGCGACACGCTGCAATTCTACAAGGACATCGAGCTGACCTCCATGCCCTATGGACAGAGCCTCGCCATCTGCGCGCTCGGCGAATATCTGCGGACCTATATCTGA
- a CDS encoding beta-galactosidase codes for MRLLRSSACLAAILAASSPVVSAQEAAAPPNVDAPMQQFGRVAFDGRSLFIDGRRTIIWGSEMHYFRLPSPDLWRDILQKMKASGFNTVALYFYWGYHSPSPGTYDFSGIRDVDRLLTMAREEGLYVITRAGPYVNAELTRGGYPGWLVNQRARARTDNPEYEAAGDEWLSRINAIIARHQINGDGKGNSGSVILHQIENELALTTPKQRRYMDHLYAKARADGITVPIFHNDQGRNGYWVPENSPIAETVAGPTDLYAWDSYPGGTCTVAGEVTRGSPAPDFGYYGPGGARGGSSASPNTPGFAAEFGGGWFDYWGSNGGYECNAIQRGRRYQRVFYGTNLANGIGIQSFYMGYGGTSWGWLPAPVVFTSYDYGAAISEARTIRDKAKELKQLGGLIEAVPDLAGMVPAGKPATSTDKIRLYHNRLPETDARFLLVTQNPSNGRDDLRFHFTLDLPGGAYRIPSQGEMELNGFDAKWLIANTAIGGQKLVYSTSELQTALKVDGDDILLFYGRKGEAGETVLHYSSEPRVQVLEGEVTHRWDAARGNLVLRYPHSGLARVAIESSDRPRAELLIADEETGWQFSKQATAAGDILVRGPELVRRAIVRKASLALEGDTDSASPFEIWLPGAVRNVTWNDRPVALKNGSGGSRVASHPLPGPQPITLPPLQDWRRMKGSPESAANFDDSAWQTAEGKRYSSTTARPDGQPNLLMDPYGFHEGDVWYRGRFEGSPEAGRIRLYYGAGGSGMIQVYVDGKLVGQDELPGGLPRPITTGVAQFDLPDAARTPGQHVIAVLLRNNGHNWNLEADDFHKEARGLVSVSIEQPGGRSFAVPVDWKLHGRGEKLPDPVRGVPNNGGLHGEFAGWHLPGFEDKDWSRASLPDQSVEPGVTWYRTHFALDLPQDQDATIGVAFGDVDQPRSPVAYRATLFVNGWNMGQFIAHVGPQRIFPIPRGILNHNGRNVIALAVISDGAAGNALEAVRLVTLHNRRSGIDVRNVEAPRKPEELIR; via the coding sequence ATGAGGCTGCTCCGTTCCTCTGCCTGCCTCGCTGCGATCCTTGCTGCCTCCAGCCCCGTCGTATCGGCGCAGGAAGCAGCCGCGCCGCCCAATGTCGACGCCCCGATGCAGCAGTTCGGCCGCGTCGCCTTCGATGGTCGCTCGCTGTTCATCGACGGTCGGCGCACGATCATCTGGGGCAGCGAAATGCACTATTTCCGCCTGCCCAGTCCCGACCTCTGGCGGGACATTTTGCAGAAGATGAAAGCAAGCGGCTTCAACACCGTCGCGCTATATTTCTACTGGGGTTACCACAGCCCCAGTCCCGGCACCTATGATTTCAGCGGCATTCGCGATGTCGATCGCCTGCTGACAATGGCGCGGGAGGAAGGGCTTTACGTCATCACCCGCGCGGGTCCCTATGTGAATGCCGAACTCACCCGCGGTGGATATCCGGGCTGGCTGGTCAATCAGCGCGCACGCGCACGCACCGACAATCCGGAATATGAAGCGGCGGGAGACGAATGGCTGTCCCGGATCAACGCCATCATCGCGCGCCACCAGATCAATGGCGACGGCAAGGGGAATAGCGGCAGCGTGATCCTCCATCAGATCGAGAATGAGCTCGCTCTGACCACGCCGAAACAGCGGCGATATATGGATCACCTCTATGCAAAGGCGCGGGCCGACGGGATCACGGTGCCGATCTTTCACAATGATCAGGGCCGCAACGGATATTGGGTGCCCGAAAACAGCCCCATTGCCGAAACGGTCGCAGGACCGACCGACTTATATGCGTGGGACAGTTATCCCGGCGGCACGTGCACGGTGGCGGGCGAAGTCACCCGGGGGTCGCCCGCGCCGGACTTTGGCTATTATGGACCGGGCGGCGCCCGCGGCGGCTCCTCGGCTTCACCCAATACGCCCGGCTTCGCCGCCGAATTCGGTGGCGGCTGGTTCGATTATTGGGGGTCGAACGGCGGCTATGAATGCAACGCGATTCAGCGCGGTCGGCGTTACCAGCGGGTATTTTACGGCACCAATCTTGCCAACGGCATCGGCATCCAGAGCTTTTACATGGGATATGGCGGCACAAGCTGGGGATGGCTCCCCGCTCCTGTCGTCTTCACCAGCTATGATTATGGCGCCGCCATTTCCGAAGCGCGGACGATCCGTGACAAGGCAAAGGAGCTCAAGCAGCTCGGCGGCCTGATCGAAGCCGTGCCCGATCTGGCCGGCATGGTGCCCGCTGGCAAGCCAGCGACGTCCACCGACAAGATACGCCTCTATCATAATCGTCTTCCGGAAACCGACGCACGATTTCTGCTGGTGACCCAGAATCCGTCCAATGGCCGGGACGATCTGCGCTTTCATTTCACCCTCGACCTGCCCGGGGGGGCATATCGCATCCCCTCCCAAGGCGAGATGGAGCTGAACGGCTTCGATGCAAAATGGCTGATCGCCAACACCGCAATCGGCGGACAAAAGCTCGTCTATTCGACATCCGAACTCCAGACCGCCCTCAAGGTCGACGGGGACGATATTCTGCTGTTCTACGGCAGGAAGGGAGAGGCTGGCGAGACGGTTCTGCACTACTCCAGCGAACCACGGGTGCAGGTTTTGGAGGGGGAGGTCACCCACCGCTGGGATGCGGCTCGCGGCAACCTTGTCCTGCGCTACCCGCATTCAGGCCTCGCCCGCGTCGCCATCGAAAGCAGCGATCGCCCCAGAGCCGAACTGCTGATCGCTGACGAGGAAACCGGCTGGCAATTCTCGAAACAGGCAACCGCTGCGGGCGATATCCTTGTCCGGGGCCCCGAACTGGTTCGCCGCGCCATTGTCCGCAAAGCTTCGCTGGCCCTCGAAGGCGATACCGACAGCGCCTCTCCATTCGAAATCTGGCTTCCGGGGGCGGTGCGTAACGTCACCTGGAATGACAGGCCCGTTGCCCTGAAAAATGGAAGCGGTGGCAGCCGGGTCGCATCGCATCCCCTGCCCGGCCCCCAGCCCATCACCTTGCCACCCTTGCAGGATTGGCGCCGCATGAAGGGTTCACCCGAAAGCGCTGCCAACTTCGATGACAGCGCGTGGCAAACGGCCGAAGGCAAACGCTATTCCAGCACGACGGCGCGCCCCGATGGACAGCCCAATCTCCTGATGGACCCCTATGGTTTCCACGAAGGCGATGTCTGGTACCGGGGCCGGTTCGAAGGCTCTCCGGAAGCGGGACGCATCCGGCTCTATTATGGCGCCGGCGGCAGCGGAATGATCCAGGTCTATGTCGACGGCAAATTGGTGGGACAGGATGAACTCCCCGGCGGCCTGCCGCGTCCCATTACCACGGGCGTCGCCCAATTCGACCTGCCCGACGCGGCGCGAACCCCCGGCCAGCATGTCATCGCTGTCCTGCTCCGCAACAATGGCCACAACTGGAATCTGGAGGCCGATGATTTTCACAAGGAAGCGCGCGGCTTGGTCTCGGTGTCGATCGAGCAACCCGGCGGCCGAAGCTTTGCCGTGCCGGTTGACTGGAAACTCCATGGTCGCGGCGAGAAACTTCCTGACCCGGTCCGCGGCGTCCCCAATAATGGCGGATTGCACGGGGAATTTGCCGGCTGGCACTTGCCCGGTTTCGAAGACAAAGACTGGTCGCGCGCCTCGCTTCCCGATCAAAGCGTCGAGCCCGGTGTGACCTGGTATCGCACGCACTTCGCACTCGATCTTCCCCAGGACCAGGACGCGACAATCGGCGTCGCCTTTGGTGACGTGGACCAGCCACGCTCACCGGTCGCCTATCGCGCCACGCTGTTCGTCAATGGCTGGAACATGGGGCAATTTATCGCCCATGTGGGTCCGCAGCGGATTTTTCCGATCCCCCGCGGCATCCTCAATCATAATGGCCGGAATGTGATCGCGCTTGCCGTCATATCGGATGGCGCTGCTGGCAATGCGCTGGAGGCGGTCCGGCTTGTCACTCTCCACAATCGCCGCAGTGGCATCGACGTGCGGAACGTCGAGGCACCCCGCAAACCCGAGGAATTGATACGATGA
- a CDS encoding L-rhamnose mutarotase: protein MGREDGVKRHAFRMQLKPGMRSAYQAAHDAIWPELADLLHASGIRDYSIFHDADSNALFAILTVEGEDRRADLPAHPVMQRWWQAMAPLMETHADNQPREWPLEQVFHLA from the coding sequence ATGGGCAGGGAGGACGGCGTGAAGCGGCATGCATTTCGGATGCAGTTAAAGCCGGGCATGCGTAGCGCATACCAGGCGGCGCACGATGCCATCTGGCCCGAACTTGCCGATTTGCTGCACGCCAGTGGCATCCGCGACTATTCGATCTTCCACGACGCCGACAGCAACGCCCTTTTCGCCATCCTGACCGTGGAAGGGGAAGATCGCCGCGCCGATCTGCCTGCCCATCCCGTGATGCAGCGTTGGTGGCAGGCCATGGCCCCGCTGATGGAAACCCATGCGGACAACCAGCCGCGCGAATGGCCGCTCGAGCAGGTATTCCACCTCGCATGA
- a CDS encoding rhamnogalacturonan acetylesterase: protein MIHAMSVPVVSALSLLATPAPDRGETVRTFHPDAARLYDGSSGFEPDDRDSFSIAVAEGNWRVSVTLGSAGHAAVTTVKTEARRLMVDRLATRPGEFVQRDFIVNVRTPLLPPPPAHAPGGARVALNQGERDSRTWDDRLTLEFSDAANVRQISIERANVPTIYLAGDSTVTDQPFEPAASWGQMLTAFAGPDIAIANHAESGETLKSFLAARRLAKILSTIRPGDYLFIQFGHNDQKEQWPQSYADPRWSYPAYLRAYIAEARARGATPILVTSPERRNFAADGTIAESLSDYAEAMRLVAHTDDVPLIDLNAYTRQLYAELGEERAAHLFNDAGRDRTHHNNAGAWILARYVADRSRAIPPGLAAAFPSTAPASPASLYRQALGIAASSAHSSRRPAGN from the coding sequence GTGATCCACGCCATGTCCGTGCCGGTGGTCAGCGCGCTTTCGCTACTGGCCACCCCGGCCCCGGACAGGGGCGAGACGGTCAGGACATTTCATCCGGACGCCGCGCGGCTCTACGACGGATCATCGGGATTCGAGCCCGATGATCGCGACAGCTTTTCCATCGCTGTGGCCGAGGGGAATTGGCGGGTATCGGTCACGCTCGGAAGCGCAGGCCATGCGGCGGTCACAACCGTCAAGACCGAAGCGCGGCGGCTGATGGTCGACCGGCTGGCAACGCGCCCGGGCGAATTCGTTCAGCGCGACTTTATCGTCAACGTCCGCACCCCTCTCCTCCCCCCGCCACCCGCCCATGCGCCCGGCGGAGCAAGGGTCGCGCTCAACCAGGGCGAACGCGACAGCCGGACCTGGGATGATCGTCTGACGCTCGAGTTTTCCGATGCCGCGAACGTCCGGCAAATCTCGATCGAGCGAGCCAATGTCCCGACCATCTATCTCGCCGGCGATTCGACCGTAACCGATCAGCCCTTCGAACCGGCGGCGAGTTGGGGGCAGATGCTGACGGCATTTGCTGGCCCCGACATCGCTATCGCCAACCACGCCGAATCGGGCGAGACGCTGAAATCCTTTCTGGCCGCCCGCCGTCTCGCGAAAATTCTTTCGACAATCCGGCCCGGCGATTATCTTTTCATCCAGTTCGGCCATAATGATCAGAAAGAGCAGTGGCCGCAAAGCTACGCCGACCCGCGATGGAGCTACCCCGCCTATCTGCGCGCCTATATCGCCGAAGCCAGGGCCCGCGGCGCGACCCCCATACTCGTCACCTCGCCGGAACGGCGAAATTTTGCCGCCGACGGAACAATAGCCGAAAGTTTGTCCGACTATGCCGAGGCGATGCGTCTGGTCGCGCATACCGACGACGTACCGCTGATCGACCTCAACGCCTACACGCGCCAGCTTTATGCAGAGCTTGGCGAAGAGCGCGCGGCGCATCTCTTTAACGACGCCGGCCGCGACCGCACCCATCACAACAATGCAGGCGCGTGGATTCTCGCGCGATATGTGGCGGATCGGTCGCGGGCCATTCCCCCCGGATTGGCGGCAGCATTCCCCTCCACCGCCCCGGCATCGCCTGCCTCCCTCTATCGCCAGGCCCTCGGCATAGCCGCCAGTTCGGCGCACAGTTCGCGGCGCCCGGCAGGAAATTGA